A single genomic interval of Rosistilla ulvae harbors:
- a CDS encoding serine/threonine-protein kinase, which translates to MIYSPGSGATDVVSGSDPRRGAAPEEPLPSGSDRYAGDHELGRGGWGVVMRANDLQLDRDVAVKQLGAHAVGNADLVQRFIHEGLLTAQLQHPGIVPVYERGVRREDGQPFYAMKLLDGVTLEHKIRDCHCQQPGPKKQALLHELLRSFVDICNAVAYAHQQKIIHRDLKPANVIVGQFGETVVVDWGLAKRLDDSSVDDSSADLNAMATLAGGTPIAGSPDPAAGTNGPVATRIGTVVGTPAYMSPEQARGATDRIGPSSDIYSLGIILYELLTGRTPFQADDVQVTLANVIAGRYEKPREIDRSVPRPLESICIKAIAAQPQDRYETAQQIAEEVSCFLAGDKVDSHRETAIERFGRASRQRPALVAAIIVGATVLAVCASATSVVVARAHRSERLAKEQALRAHAEEVVVRKQAEDERHWAYRHLHQVQDAADGWLNQLNRALANYPAVEPLRRDLLRRAIVHYQSLYHGLVDRAQHPLDAVRCLLEVANLQRMSGDFLSAEQTYLIARESIAAIPDYGMPTQRLLRARVLVSMGLLQSARQTGVATHEMISDLQTAVAGLANPFGSEPLDSGSLVAMAEGNLVIGRFLMRGSRCDESIAALREALRYAMLLESRRPSEGLRRLSEIQIALSEAYRNADRNLQAAATLGELIDRIDALPALSRSRTDWLSTRAWAQVRWGQVEQTLGESAAAGKAYRRGLEDLASAWQLLEQTSSSSGGVVASDEPDLRWLLDRCLECAANEAEGEAWGSRRPWGALLQELQSNVGLLSLD; encoded by the coding sequence ATGATTTATTCACCAGGTTCGGGTGCCACGGATGTTGTTTCTGGTTCCGACCCGCGTAGAGGGGCCGCGCCGGAAGAGCCGCTTCCGTCGGGCTCCGATCGGTATGCCGGAGATCATGAACTGGGGCGTGGCGGTTGGGGCGTGGTGATGCGTGCCAACGACCTGCAGCTGGATCGCGATGTCGCCGTGAAACAGTTGGGGGCTCACGCTGTTGGGAATGCCGACCTCGTCCAGCGTTTCATTCATGAAGGGTTGCTTACCGCCCAGCTGCAACATCCGGGGATCGTCCCGGTGTACGAACGCGGGGTCCGACGCGAGGACGGTCAGCCGTTCTACGCAATGAAATTGTTGGATGGCGTAACGCTTGAACACAAGATTCGCGACTGCCATTGCCAGCAGCCAGGTCCCAAAAAACAGGCGTTGTTGCATGAATTGCTGCGCAGCTTTGTCGATATCTGCAATGCGGTCGCCTACGCTCATCAACAAAAAATCATCCATCGCGATCTGAAACCGGCAAACGTGATCGTAGGGCAATTTGGTGAAACCGTGGTCGTCGATTGGGGCTTGGCAAAGCGGTTGGATGATTCATCGGTGGATGATTCGTCGGCCGATCTCAACGCGATGGCGACCTTGGCTGGCGGGACGCCAATCGCCGGTTCACCCGATCCGGCCGCGGGAACGAATGGACCGGTCGCAACGCGGATCGGAACCGTCGTTGGCACGCCGGCTTACATGTCGCCCGAGCAGGCTCGAGGGGCGACCGATCGGATCGGTCCGTCCAGCGACATCTACTCGCTAGGCATCATCTTGTATGAACTGCTGACGGGGCGAACCCCGTTTCAAGCCGACGACGTTCAAGTGACGCTCGCCAACGTGATCGCCGGACGGTACGAAAAACCACGCGAGATCGATCGATCCGTTCCCAGGCCGCTGGAATCGATCTGCATCAAGGCGATCGCCGCGCAGCCACAGGACCGATACGAAACGGCCCAACAGATTGCCGAAGAGGTCAGTTGTTTTCTAGCGGGTGACAAAGTCGACTCGCATCGCGAAACAGCGATCGAACGCTTCGGTCGAGCGTCGCGTCAGCGCCCTGCATTGGTCGCCGCCATCATTGTTGGGGCGACGGTCTTGGCTGTTTGTGCATCGGCAACTAGCGTAGTCGTCGCCCGCGCCCATCGATCTGAACGGCTAGCCAAGGAGCAAGCTTTGCGGGCACATGCGGAAGAGGTTGTTGTGCGCAAGCAGGCCGAGGATGAACGGCATTGGGCCTATCGGCATCTGCACCAGGTGCAAGACGCGGCCGACGGATGGCTGAACCAATTGAATCGGGCGTTGGCCAACTATCCTGCGGTCGAGCCATTGCGACGCGATCTATTGCGTCGGGCGATTGTCCATTATCAATCGCTATATCACGGGCTGGTCGATCGGGCGCAGCACCCATTGGATGCGGTCCGCTGCTTGTTGGAAGTTGCCAATCTGCAGCGGATGTCGGGTGATTTTCTGTCAGCGGAGCAGACGTATTTGATCGCCCGTGAATCGATCGCTGCGATACCAGACTACGGCATGCCGACGCAGCGTCTGTTGCGAGCTCGTGTTCTCGTCTCGATGGGACTACTGCAATCCGCTCGGCAAACTGGAGTGGCAACCCACGAAATGATCTCCGATCTGCAAACTGCGGTGGCGGGATTGGCTAATCCGTTTGGTTCGGAACCACTCGATTCCGGTTCGCTCGTTGCGATGGCTGAAGGGAATCTTGTGATCGGTCGGTTCTTGATGCGAGGCAGTCGCTGTGACGAGAGCATCGCGGCACTGCGGGAAGCGTTGCGGTATGCCATGTTGTTAGAGAGTCGTCGGCCCAGCGAAGGGCTGCGTCGGTTGTCGGAGATTCAGATCGCGTTGTCCGAAGCCTATCGCAATGCGGATCGGAACCTGCAGGCGGCCGCGACGCTTGGTGAGTTGATCGATCGGATCGACGCGCTGCCTGCACTGTCTCGGTCGCGGACCGATTGGCTGTCGACACGGGCTTGGGCTCAGGTCCGTTGGGGCCAGGTGGAACAAACGCTTGGCGAGTCGGCGGCGGCTGGGAAGGCCTATCGCCGAGGGTTGGAGGACCTCGCCTCGGCGTGGCAGTTGCTGGAGCAGACGTCATCGTCGTCGGGGGGCGTTGTTGCGTCGGATGAACCCGACTTGCGGTGGTTGTTGGATCGCTGTTTAGAGTGCGCTGCGAACGAAGCCGAAGGGGAGGCTTGGGGGAGTCGACGGCCTTGGGGAGCGTTGCTGCAAGAGCTGCAAAGCAACGTCGGCCTCCTTTCGCTCGATTGA
- the tgt gene encoding tRNA guanosine(34) transglycosylase Tgt: MLPAVTIQLIAEDPNTLARAGLLTTPHGEVPTPAFMPVGTQATVKGVTVDQLKQLGASMILGNTYHLGLRPGHELIRSLGGLHRFSGWDGPILTDSGGFQIFSLAQLTKITEHGATFKSHIDGRAIELTPEHSIDIQESLGSDVAMVLDHVIALPNEPAVIEDAMQRSIRWAKRCLEHATREDQARFAIVQGGLDPELRRQCAQEMSKEDFEGFAIGGLSVGEPPAEMYKTIEATVPYLPKAKPRYLMGVGTPIDLVEAIARGVDMFDCVMPTRNGRNALAFTATGAMKLRNAKFREDARPLEEDCPCPACRHSRAYLRHLFVVGEMLGPILLSIHNLTFYQRLVREARNHIQAGTYSTFLDQQRRIWTPVTQDS; encoded by the coding sequence ATTTTGCCTGCCGTCACGATCCAGTTGATCGCCGAAGATCCAAACACTCTGGCTCGCGCTGGTTTGTTGACGACGCCGCATGGCGAAGTCCCCACGCCCGCGTTCATGCCTGTGGGAACTCAGGCGACGGTCAAAGGAGTGACGGTCGATCAATTGAAGCAGTTGGGTGCTTCGATGATTCTCGGCAATACCTACCATCTCGGCCTTCGCCCTGGGCATGAACTGATTCGTTCGCTCGGCGGCCTGCATCGCTTCAGCGGATGGGACGGGCCAATCTTGACCGACTCGGGCGGGTTTCAGATCTTCAGCCTCGCACAATTGACCAAGATCACCGAGCACGGCGCGACGTTCAAGTCGCACATCGATGGCCGGGCGATCGAGTTGACGCCCGAGCATTCGATCGACATTCAAGAATCGCTTGGCAGCGACGTCGCAATGGTTCTGGATCATGTGATCGCGTTGCCCAACGAACCCGCCGTGATCGAAGATGCGATGCAGCGTTCGATCCGTTGGGCGAAACGTTGTTTGGAGCATGCCACGCGTGAAGACCAAGCTCGATTTGCGATCGTGCAAGGCGGGTTGGATCCCGAACTGCGTCGGCAATGTGCCCAAGAGATGAGCAAAGAAGATTTCGAGGGCTTCGCGATCGGCGGCCTGAGCGTTGGCGAACCGCCAGCGGAAATGTACAAGACGATCGAGGCGACGGTTCCCTATCTGCCGAAGGCTAAGCCACGGTATTTGATGGGCGTCGGGACGCCGATCGATCTGGTCGAAGCGATCGCTCGCGGTGTCGATATGTTCGATTGCGTGATGCCGACGCGGAACGGCCGCAATGCATTGGCCTTTACCGCCACCGGGGCGATGAAACTTCGCAACGCTAAGTTTCGGGAAGACGCTCGCCCGCTGGAAGAGGATTGTCCTTGTCCGGCTTGCCGACACAGCCGCGCCTATCTTCGCCACCTATTTGTCGTCGGAGAGATGTTGGGGCCGATCTTGTTGTCGATCCACAATCTGACGTTCTACCAGCGGTTGGTTCGGGAAGCGCGAAATCATATTCAAGCTGGTACCTATTCAACGTTCCTGGATCAGCAGCGTCGAATTTGGACGCCTGTCACGCAGGACTCCTGA
- a CDS encoding diguanylate cyclase, with protein sequence MSMIQEPTLLVEPATEDAVGSQRWLVQIHPVDLNRGPIEITETIQIGRDSHCSLRLPDHSVSRHHAEIVKRDDHYTIRDLGSTNGVIINGQAVQSHELQTGDHIQLGSRIFRFLADHDLEAQYHETVYSMMTRDGLTGVFNKRYLLESLDREVARCRRYKRPIALILLDIDHFKSINDTHGHLAGDEVLQQISSRLGDVLRSDEILARFGGEEFAIAIVESNRENALDVAERCRRACVEEAFKTSAGLLEVTISLGVATPAVDEIETRSALLDAADKYLYQAKHAGRNQVAG encoded by the coding sequence ATGTCCATGATTCAAGAGCCAACCTTGCTGGTCGAACCGGCAACCGAAGATGCTGTCGGATCGCAGCGATGGTTGGTGCAGATCCATCCGGTGGATCTGAATCGCGGGCCGATAGAGATCACGGAGACGATCCAGATTGGCCGCGATTCGCACTGCAGCCTGCGACTGCCCGACCATTCCGTTTCGCGGCACCATGCCGAGATTGTCAAACGGGATGACCACTACACGATCCGCGATCTCGGCAGCACCAACGGCGTGATCATCAATGGCCAAGCTGTGCAGTCTCACGAACTGCAGACCGGCGACCACATCCAATTGGGCAGCCGAATCTTTCGCTTTCTGGCCGACCACGACCTGGAGGCGCAGTACCACGAGACCGTCTATTCGATGATGACCCGCGATGGGCTGACCGGCGTTTTCAATAAACGCTATCTGCTGGAAAGCCTCGACCGCGAGGTCGCGCGGTGCCGTCGATATAAGCGTCCGATCGCGTTGATCTTGTTAGACATCGACCATTTCAAATCGATCAACGACACCCACGGACACCTGGCGGGAGATGAAGTGCTTCAGCAAATCTCGTCGCGGTTGGGCGATGTGCTCCGCAGCGACGAAATCTTGGCTCGATTTGGGGGCGAGGAGTTTGCGATCGCGATCGTCGAATCGAATCGCGAGAATGCCCTGGACGTCGCCGAACGTTGCCGTAGGGCATGCGTTGAAGAAGCATTCAAAACATCGGCAGGCTTGCTCGAAGTAACGATCAGCCTCGGCGTTGCCACCCCAGCGGTCGACGAAATCGAAACCCGGTCAGCGCTGCTCGACGCGGCCGACAAATACTTGTACCAGGCCAAGCACGCTGGCCGCAATCAAGTCGCCGGATAG
- the rnhA gene encoding ribonuclease HI encodes MDAATPTTAKPTRLIHLFTDGACSGNPGPGGWAFVLRDLQSGAEKECNGGEPETTNNKMEMLAVIRGLETLKRPCKVTLYSDSSYVGQGISKWMPGWKRNGWRRKVGSKFAELKNADLWQQLDRQLQIHEVTFEHVKGHSGHEENERCDQLAVAAYQQYL; translated from the coding sequence TTGGACGCAGCGACCCCGACGACAGCGAAGCCGACGCGATTGATTCATCTATTCACCGATGGCGCCTGCAGCGGCAATCCCGGACCGGGCGGTTGGGCGTTTGTCTTACGCGACTTGCAAAGTGGCGCGGAGAAAGAATGCAATGGCGGCGAGCCGGAGACGACCAACAACAAGATGGAGATGTTGGCTGTCATTCGAGGGCTGGAAACGCTGAAGCGGCCCTGCAAAGTGACGCTCTATTCGGACAGCAGTTACGTTGGACAGGGGATCAGCAAATGGATGCCCGGTTGGAAACGCAACGGTTGGCGCCGCAAGGTGGGCAGCAAGTTCGCGGAGCTGAAAAATGCCGACCTTTGGCAGCAGTTGGATCGTCAGTTGCAGATCCACGAAGTGACTTTTGAGCACGTCAAAGGGCACAGCGGTCACGAGGAGAATGAACGCTGTGATCAATTGGCGGTTGCGGCGTACCAGCAGTATCTGTAG
- a CDS encoding sensor histidine kinase, with product MSKLSMFQTGPAYNSATSQNDPRVALDIAGHLLTDTAHDLRSPLAAARELTQLVADGVEGPVSSEQKQHLHAVVARCNDMQRLIDDMLHFECVRTGNPRIAKTWIPADRMPTLVQPLVESTRRSRSVGLQWIGFEPDLPPMFADTDKIKRLLVNLIDNAIRVTPESGQITVRTELAQTGDRMRLSVEDGGAGIDPQQWSRLARRGVTQQDGHGLGLSICRQIAALHFTRLEVESGQGQGSRFSVELPIGGPEAVVDSFARWREAILPPRQTATKMPSPAGQRIRPMRRHTAATPRQQTLPAEAAPPRYNRNVAMVGVSVTNSLPAEPSKSLDRFLQSHCEMHELIYQRNPDQWILLLDNNIGEAEQRIVAIDQARMQAGDMMLDNCPLQWSNPLSIAVGTPADRAKLQEAFVRGNLGIQRPLPRQAMPKPAAAATPATDMLLTNVAQQRLENEVKWLMQKFHQRQGRLRRHVESIRRSR from the coding sequence ATGTCGAAGTTGTCAATGTTTCAGACCGGCCCCGCCTATAATTCCGCCACGTCGCAAAACGACCCGCGCGTCGCTTTGGATATCGCCGGACATCTGTTGACCGACACCGCGCACGATCTGCGATCCCCATTGGCCGCCGCCCGCGAGCTGACGCAATTGGTCGCCGACGGGGTCGAAGGTCCCGTCTCGAGCGAACAAAAACAGCATCTCCACGCGGTCGTCGCCCGCTGCAACGACATGCAACGCTTGATCGACGACATGCTGCATTTCGAATGTGTTCGCACCGGCAACCCACGAATCGCCAAAACCTGGATCCCTGCCGACAGAATGCCGACGCTGGTCCAACCGCTGGTCGAATCGACCCGTCGCAGCCGATCTGTTGGCTTGCAATGGATCGGTTTTGAACCCGATCTGCCCCCGATGTTCGCCGACACGGACAAAATCAAGCGATTGCTGGTCAACCTGATCGACAACGCGATTCGCGTCACACCCGAATCGGGACAGATCACCGTTCGCACCGAACTGGCTCAGACCGGAGATCGGATGCGGTTGTCGGTCGAGGATGGTGGCGCGGGAATCGACCCGCAACAATGGTCCCGGCTGGCCCGACGCGGAGTCACGCAACAGGATGGACACGGGCTGGGATTGTCGATCTGCCGGCAGATCGCTGCGCTTCACTTCACTCGCCTAGAGGTCGAAAGCGGGCAAGGCCAAGGTTCGCGCTTCAGTGTCGAATTGCCAATCGGTGGTCCCGAGGCGGTCGTCGACAGCTTTGCCCGCTGGCGTGAAGCAATATTGCCACCCCGGCAGACTGCAACCAAGATGCCATCGCCGGCCGGACAACGCATTCGTCCGATGCGGCGCCACACCGCGGCAACACCTCGACAGCAAACGCTGCCAGCCGAAGCGGCACCGCCCCGCTACAACCGCAACGTGGCAATGGTCGGCGTGAGCGTCACCAATTCGCTGCCAGCCGAACCGAGCAAATCGCTCGATCGCTTTTTGCAAAGCCACTGCGAGATGCACGAATTGATCTACCAACGAAATCCCGACCAGTGGATCCTGCTATTAGACAACAACATTGGCGAAGCGGAACAGCGGATCGTGGCGATCGATCAGGCCCGGATGCAAGCGGGCGACATGATGCTGGACAATTGCCCGCTACAGTGGTCCAACCCGTTGTCGATCGCGGTGGGAACGCCAGCGGACAGGGCAAAACTGCAAGAGGCGTTTGTGCGGGGGAATCTTGGCATCCAGCGGCCCCTACCTCGGCAAGCAATGCCGAAACCCGCAGCCGCGGCGACGCCGGCGACCGACATGTTGTTGACCAACGTCGCTCAACAGCGGTTGGAAAACGAAGTGAAATGGCTGATGCAGAAATTCCACCAACGCCAAGGCCGGTTGCGGCGGCACGTCGAATCGATTCGCCGCTCGCGGTAA
- a CDS encoding phytoene desaturase family protein yields the protein MGNGTEKTQNVVVVGGGLAGLSAACTAAARGHRVTLLDKNEWVGGKAAILEGGGYRFDMGPTILTLPSVLKRIFSEAGRDLHDYMELVPLDPQWRCFFDGGGVLDLVSDVQAMRKRLDEFTGSPDSGEGYQRFIQVSKQLHEVSERFFFWRSIGSIRDTMDASGAFSPAVLRDVMSLRMGKSVSKVVRQHIPDDRAAQMIDHFTQYVGSSPEASPAVLCGIAHMQTAEGVWYPVGGTRAVVEGLSRLAIELGVDIRLGVDVARILVESGRATGVLTTTGEVIAADAVVSNCDSVRTYRELLKDCPRARLKLRNPEPACSGVVLYLGLDRRYEQLLHHNFVFSRDPEEEFDYIYRRGELAPEPTCYVCAPAITEPQVAPEGGEALYVLVHTPYLRPGHDWTAMLPDYRRRIIEKLQETGELDDLESHIKFEQVLTPQDIHNRYRVLNGAIYGLASHGKFTGAFKPANRRKDIRGLYLAGGAAHPGPGMPMVMMSGWIAADSLDQDVQRG from the coding sequence ATGGGCAACGGAACGGAAAAAACGCAAAACGTCGTCGTGGTTGGCGGCGGCTTGGCAGGCCTATCGGCCGCTTGTACGGCGGCGGCCCGCGGTCATCGCGTGACCCTGTTGGACAAGAACGAATGGGTTGGCGGAAAGGCGGCCATCTTGGAAGGTGGCGGGTACCGATTCGACATGGGGCCCACGATCTTAACCCTACCTTCGGTCCTGAAACGCATTTTCAGTGAAGCGGGGCGCGATCTACACGATTACATGGAGCTTGTGCCGCTGGATCCGCAGTGGCGTTGTTTCTTCGATGGCGGCGGCGTCTTGGACTTGGTTAGCGATGTTCAAGCGATGCGGAAGCGGTTGGACGAGTTCACCGGTTCACCCGACAGTGGCGAGGGGTACCAGCGATTCATTCAGGTCTCCAAGCAGCTACACGAAGTCTCCGAACGGTTCTTCTTTTGGCGCAGCATCGGATCGATCCGAGACACGATGGACGCCAGCGGCGCGTTCTCGCCGGCGGTGCTTAGAGACGTGATGAGTCTGCGGATGGGGAAAAGCGTATCCAAGGTCGTCCGGCAACACATCCCCGACGATCGCGCGGCGCAGATGATCGATCACTTCACCCAATACGTCGGATCGTCACCCGAAGCGTCGCCGGCGGTTTTGTGTGGGATCGCTCACATGCAAACGGCCGAAGGCGTCTGGTATCCGGTCGGCGGAACGCGCGCGGTCGTCGAAGGCCTTTCGCGGTTGGCGATCGAATTGGGGGTCGATATTCGCCTCGGGGTCGACGTCGCCAGGATTCTTGTTGAATCGGGAAGGGCGACCGGGGTGTTAACGACGACGGGGGAAGTGATCGCGGCCGACGCCGTGGTCAGCAATTGCGATTCGGTTCGCACCTACAGGGAACTGTTAAAAGATTGCCCCCGGGCGCGATTGAAGCTGCGCAATCCCGAACCTGCCTGCAGCGGCGTCGTCCTGTATTTGGGGCTGGACCGACGATATGAACAATTGCTGCACCACAATTTTGTCTTCTCACGCGATCCGGAAGAGGAGTTCGATTACATCTACCGCCGCGGTGAATTGGCTCCCGAACCGACCTGTTATGTTTGCGCTCCGGCGATCACCGAACCTCAGGTCGCTCCCGAGGGGGGCGAAGCGTTGTATGTATTGGTCCACACGCCCTACTTGCGGCCTGGGCATGATTGGACGGCGATGCTGCCCGATTATCGCCGGCGGATTATCGAAAAGTTGCAGGAGACAGGGGAGTTGGATGATTTGGAGAGTCACATCAAATTTGAACAGGTGCTGACACCGCAAGACATCCACAATCGCTATCGCGTGCTCAACGGAGCGATTTACGGTTTGGCGAGTCACGGAAAGTTTACCGGTGCGTTCAAACCAGCCAATCGCCGCAAGGATATCCGGGGATTGTATCTGGCTGGCGGGGCGGCTCATCCCGGGCCGGGGATGCCAATGGTGATGATGAGCGGTTGGATCGCGGCCGATTCGTTGGACCAAGATGTCCAACGTGGGTAG
- a CDS encoding aldehyde dehydrogenase family protein, whose protein sequence is MILIDETNCDAALSNAAAAQIQWARLSVRQRARQMRSVQTHVAQSADDLCDLITLPQRRSRTETLSAELIPLCEALRYLQRNAARVLATRKLGITGRPLWLWGTRSEVQRVPLGRVLILAPWNYPLLLAGVQAAQALVAGNAVLLKPAPGCEAATATLVDCFQAVVGTQLIQQVHSDPAVASRLIQSGVEKIVLTGASQTGRRVLATAADSLTPATMELSGCDAMVVLAGADSQRVVRSLLFGLNFNSGATCIAPRRVFVPRQQSDYYRKRLTSQLARLPAVPVHRSVGERLVQVVEDAIARGAQVVGGLWDRQAFERTGCTPPLVLFGARPDWQLMSADLFAPIAAVCDYSSPDELPELVGSSPYALAASIFGPRAAAVDLANRLAVGTVTINDLIVPTADPRLPFGGRRESGFGSTRGAEGLLAMTCPRVIARQSLRNPKHLAPSTAGDEEILAGLLQLNFAGGWRRRLCGLGQMVRGIRHSRE, encoded by the coding sequence GTGATTTTGATCGATGAAACCAATTGCGACGCGGCGTTATCGAATGCCGCGGCAGCGCAGATCCAGTGGGCTCGTTTGAGCGTACGCCAGCGAGCTCGGCAGATGCGGTCGGTGCAAACGCATGTGGCTCAATCGGCCGACGATCTATGTGATTTGATCACCCTGCCCCAACGCCGCTCGCGGACCGAAACGCTGTCGGCCGAATTGATCCCGTTGTGCGAGGCATTGCGTTATCTGCAACGCAATGCTGCGAGGGTTTTAGCGACGCGAAAACTGGGGATCACCGGTCGCCCACTATGGTTGTGGGGAACGCGCAGCGAAGTCCAGCGAGTTCCGTTAGGCCGTGTTCTGATCTTGGCCCCGTGGAACTATCCACTTCTATTGGCGGGAGTCCAAGCGGCACAAGCGTTGGTCGCTGGGAACGCCGTGCTGTTGAAGCCCGCTCCGGGATGTGAAGCGGCAACGGCGACGTTGGTCGATTGTTTCCAAGCCGTCGTCGGAACTCAATTAATTCAACAGGTTCACAGCGATCCGGCGGTAGCGTCGCGGTTGATCCAATCTGGCGTCGAGAAGATCGTGCTGACCGGAGCGTCGCAGACCGGGCGACGGGTGTTGGCGACGGCAGCGGATTCGTTGACGCCCGCCACGATGGAGTTGAGCGGATGTGATGCGATGGTGGTGTTGGCCGGAGCGGATAGCCAACGCGTCGTTCGATCGCTGTTGTTTGGTTTGAATTTCAACAGCGGTGCAACCTGTATCGCGCCGCGACGGGTCTTTGTTCCCCGGCAGCAATCCGATTACTATCGCAAGCGGTTGACGTCGCAATTGGCCCGATTGCCAGCGGTTCCCGTGCATCGGAGCGTTGGCGAACGGTTGGTCCAGGTGGTCGAGGATGCGATCGCCCGCGGGGCTCAAGTGGTCGGCGGTCTGTGGGATCGTCAGGCGTTCGAACGGACTGGCTGCACGCCGCCGCTGGTTTTGTTTGGTGCCCGCCCCGATTGGCAGCTGATGTCCGCCGATTTGTTTGCACCGATCGCTGCGGTTTGTGATTATTCATCCCCCGACGAATTGCCCGAGCTGGTCGGCAGTTCTCCCTATGCCTTGGCGGCGTCGATTTTTGGGCCGCGAGCGGCGGCGGTCGATCTGGCCAACCGTTTGGCCGTTGGGACCGTCACGATCAATGACCTTATTGTGCCCACAGCCGATCCTCGGCTACCCTTTGGGGGACGTCGCGAGAGCGGATTTGGATCGACTCGCGGCGCCGAAGGGTTGTTGGCGATGACCTGTCCGCGCGTGATCGCCCGGCAATCGTTGCGGAACCCCAAGCATTTGGCGCCGTCGACCGCAGGGGACGAAGAGATTCTGGCCGGTTTGCTGCAGCTGAATTTCGCTGGCGGTTGGCGTCGACGGCTGTGTGGCCTGGGACAGATGGTCCGCGGGATTCGCCACAGCCGAGAATAG
- a CDS encoding response regulator: protein MPNIKVLVVEDDLSVAEVLVYNLKKEGFEVSRALDGRDALNQARLKLPDLVILDVMLPSLNGLEVCRTLRAGEDTKNISILMLTAKSEDSDQIAGFSIGADDYVCKPFSVAVLLQRVKALLRRREQAAVVKNQDVVTYKSVSVDRRRYKATVGEEPLDLTRSEFRLLDTLIRQPGRVFDRAELIDAALGEDTMVLERTIDVHIRALRKKLGPYADVIETVRGVGYRFSEAMHEEV, encoded by the coding sequence ATGCCGAATATCAAAGTTCTCGTGGTCGAGGACGATTTAAGCGTCGCTGAGGTATTGGTCTACAACCTGAAAAAAGAGGGATTTGAGGTTTCGCGTGCCCTGGACGGTCGCGATGCGCTCAACCAGGCACGGCTGAAATTGCCCGACCTGGTGATTCTCGACGTGATGTTACCATCGCTCAACGGGTTGGAAGTCTGCCGCACGTTGCGAGCTGGCGAAGATACGAAAAACATTTCGATTTTGATGCTGACAGCAAAATCGGAAGATTCCGATCAGATCGCCGGGTTTTCGATCGGGGCGGATGATTACGTCTGCAAACCGTTCAGCGTGGCGGTCTTGTTGCAACGGGTCAAAGCGTTGCTGCGTCGCCGCGAACAAGCGGCTGTGGTGAAGAACCAGGATGTTGTCACCTACAAGTCGGTCAGCGTCGACCGACGCCGCTACAAAGCGACAGTTGGGGAGGAGCCGTTGGATCTGACTCGCAGCGAGTTCCGTTTGCTGGACACTTTGATTCGCCAACCCGGCCGCGTGTTTGATCGGGCTGAATTGATCGACGCGGCGTTGGGCGAGGACACGATGGTTCTGGAACGGACGATCGACGTTCATATTCGGGCGCTGCGAAAGAAGCTTGGCCCTTATGCCGACGTGATCGAAACGGTTCGTGGAGTCGGATATCGATTCAGCGAAGCGATGCACGAAGAGGTCTGA